One window of the Salvia miltiorrhiza cultivar Shanhuang (shh) chromosome 6, IMPLAD_Smil_shh, whole genome shotgun sequence genome contains the following:
- the LOC130989344 gene encoding dirigent protein 11-like, whose translation MAKLGSIGVILTISCLLASTLYVNARKQGLDIAEDFLDFPRKDFYLEKEKVVKFRVFVQDLSVNHPNTTTYDVAQASITATSPTGFGKVRVIDDLVTAQPNGNSRALGRLQGLLTRSDLTTLAISVNLNLYFSAGPYAGSIISLLGRNQIALAERELVVAGGTGVFRFARGYAIQKTNSTRTNVSVLEYNIYTTYNAKLNEVDEM comes from the coding sequence atgGCAAAGCTAGGCTCCATTGGTGTGATCCTAACAATCTCATGCTTGCTAGCATCGACACTATACGTCAATGCTAGAAAGCAAGGCCTCGATATTGCGGAGGATTTCCTAGATTTCCCCCGCAAAGACTTCTACCTCGAAAAAGAAAAGGTTGTGAAGTTCCGCGTCTTTGTTCAGGATCTCAGTGTAAATCACCCCAACACCACCACGTACGACGTGGCGCAGGCCTCCATCACCGCAACCTCCCCGACCGGCTTCGGCAAAGTCCGCGTCATCGACGACCTGGTCACGGCGCAGCCGAATGGCAACTCCAGGGCGCTCGGCCGCCTCCAAGGGCTCCTCACGAGATCCGACCTAACGACGCTCGCGATCTCAGTGAACCTCAACTTGTACTTCTCGGCGGGGCCTTATGCCGGCAGCATCATTAGCCTCCTCGGCCGGAACCAAATCGCGCTGGCCGAGCGGGAGCTCGTGGTCGCTGGCGGCACCGGTGTCTTCCGATTTGCTCGTGGATATGCAATTCAGAAGACTAACTCTACGCGCACAAACGTATCGGTGTTGGAATACAACATCTACACAACCTACAATGCTAAACTCAATGAGGTTGATGAAATGTGA